The Acidobacteriota bacterium genomic interval TCGACGCCATAAACAGCAAGGTAGAGACGCAGCATGCTGCAGCATTGCTGCGTTCTACCGCATGCGTTTTCAGTCAAGCTTGGGCAACCTGGATTACGCAAAAGAGATTCCCACTCGGATCTTCAAGCGCAACAAGTCATCGGTTTTTTCTATATCTACACGGATAGCGAGTGGCGCCGGCCTTTACCAGCCGCTCCACCTTGACCTCTCTGCTCTCTCTGTGTAGAGAGATCGTGATGAAAGCTGCTCCTTTTGCCTGAGCCCCTTTCACGATCGTGCTTCAAAGACAAGTTAGGTCTCCGGCCATTAGGATCACGAAGAACTACCATCCACTCTTGGCGCGTTCTCGGGGAACGTAATGGAGAGCTTCCTGCAAAGAAACTAGCATCTTGTCGAACTCATAGCACCGGATGACAATTGAACGATCCTCATTCTTGGAACTTCGAATCAAATCAACTCATTATGTTGCTCGCGACCATTTTGCTCCGTTCACAAGGTAGATAAAATTATTACGCAGGATTGAATCAAAGAGGAATCCGTGACCAACGACGAAACCAACTCTCTCCTCGATTATCACTACTGGGCGCGCGATCGCATGCTCGCTGCCCTCGATTCGCTCTCGCCTGAGCAATTCGCCGAGCCGATGGAAAGCAGCTTCAAATCGATTCGCGATACCGTGGTGCACATCATGGGCGCCGAAATGGTCTGGTACTCCCGCTGGCGTGGAAGTCCGCAGGGAATGCCTAGAAGTGACTCTTTTGGAGATGTCGCGGCGCTGCGTTCTGCCTGGCGCGAGTTGGAATCCGCTGTGCGCGTCTTTTTTCAGGAGCTGGGCGCTGAGCGACTCGAGACACGGCTGGAGTACAGATCCCTCAAAGGGGAACTGCATTTGTCTTCGTTCGAGCAGATGCTTCGGCACGTGGTAAATCACGCCAGTTATCATCGCGGACAAGTGACGACCATGCTGCGCCAGGTCGGCGCCAAACCACCTGAGAGCACGGACTTAATTAACTACTATCGAACACTGGAGAAGACTCAGGGTGCTGCCACTCCCGGAGGGGTTGCGTGACTCCATCATCACGCCATTCCTCTGGACACTGCCATGCCTCGGGCCGGTGCGAAAATGTGTATCTGCCCACGAAGCAAAGCGGCCCGGGGGATCTGCTGTTTCTTGACGCTATGAAACATAGATTCCCGCGCCGCAACAGCCGATTCTCAGAGCGGTATACCGCGTCGCGGCGGCCCGGGATGACAGCGTCAAAGGAAGCCCCCACGACGCTGTATTCAATTTTGCTATCCTGACAGGCCGAATCTTCTGACTGTCACAGGCAAAAATTGAATAATCTTCATCGCCACTCTTCACATTCGATTCCAGCATTCCTCGTAGTCATCTGCTCGCTTCTCTCGACCTTCACTTTCGCACAAACAAACGAAGCCGCTTCACCTCCGACGCGCACGAGCGCGGTCGACTGGGTGAACCCATACATCGGCGCTGCGGGCGCGGGAAGCGACTATGGTGGAACCATGCCGCTGGTCACTACGCCGTTTGGCATGACGAATTGGACGCCGCAGACTCGGCAAAACAAGATCAGCGTCACCTCATACCATTACGACGATACGACCATTTCGGGATTCATCGGCACACACCAGCCCGCGATCTGGATGGGAGACTTCGGCTACGTAACCATTGTGCCGGAAGTGGATGACATCAAGACGACTCCTGAACAACGCAAGCTGAAGTTCAGCCGCGACGATGAGCGCACCACTCCGTACTACTACTCCGTAGTGCTGGATGCCGGGCAGTCGCGGAAAATCCACGCCGAATTAACCGCTACTGATCACTGCGGCTATCTCCGATTTACCTTCCCTGCCGATACTCGCGGCAGCGTTTTAGTGGAGGCGACTCGGCCGAACATCGCCGGTTCGGTCGAAGTAAGCATCGATCGCAAAGAGATCAGCGGTTTTAATCCTCATCGCATGGACGCTCACCTCGGTCCCTTCGCGCTTCCGAACTTCAAGGGGTACTTCGTAGTGCAATTCCGCGATTCGTGGACGGAGAGCGGCACATACCACGGCTCCGACGTGCGCGGAGATCGCATTTCCGTCTCAGGGAGCAACGTCGGTGCTTATGCGACGTTCCGCGCTAGAGAGGAGAAAGTTGTTGAGGTGCGGGTCGGAACGTCCTTCATCAGCATTGAGCAGGCGCATGCCAATCTGCAGAAAGAGATTCCCAATTGGGATTTCGAAGGCATTCGCGCTGCGCTAAAACAAATTTGGAACCAAAAACTCGGACTGATTTCCATCGATGGAGCGACCGACGATCAGCGCACAGTGTTTTATACCAGCCTCTATCATGCGCTGCTTTACCCGCGGCTCTTCTCCGAATATGGGCGGTACTACAGTGCTTTCGACGATCGCGTCCATAACGGCGTCTCATATACTGCTTTTTCAATTTGGGACACCTTCCGGGCCGAGCACAGCCTGCTCACGCTCCTCGCCCCTGAGCGCGTCCCTGATATGGTGAAGGCACTCCTCCAGGACTACCAAGAGGGCGGATGGATGCCGAAGTGGCCCAATCCGTCCTACACCAACATCATGATTGGCACGCATGCAGATGCAGTGGTCGCCGAAGCCATCAACAAGGGTTTCCGCGGATTCGATTACAACCTCGCGTACCAGGCAGCCTACAAAGACGCCATGACGCCTCCCGACGACGACACCAAGCACAAATGGCTCGATCGCGAGGAGCACACCCCGTACGAGGCTCGCGCCGGACTCAGCTACGCCAAGACTTTGGGCTACGTGCCTGCCGACAAGACCGCCGAAGCGGCGTCTTCAACGCTGGAAGACGCCTACGACGATTACGCCGTAGCACAAATTGCCAAGGCACTCGGCAAGCAGAGCGATTATGAGTTCTTCATGAATCGCTCGCATAATTACGAGCTGCTATTTAATACCAAAACAGGATTCATGCAGGCCCGTAATTCCGACGGTAGCTGGGCCGATCCTGGAGTGGGCTGGACTGAAGGCGATACGTGGGTCTACACCTGGTCGCCAATGCACGATGTTCCCGGACTGATGAAGCTCATGGGAAGTCCGGAAGTCTTCAATCGCAAGCTGGACGAGCATTTCGCCGCCGGCCACAACAAGCACGACAACGA includes:
- a CDS encoding glycoside hydrolase family 92 protein, translating into MPAFLVVICSLLSTFTFAQTNEAASPPTRTSAVDWVNPYIGAAGAGSDYGGTMPLVTTPFGMTNWTPQTRQNKISVTSYHYDDTTISGFIGTHQPAIWMGDFGYVTIVPEVDDIKTTPEQRKLKFSRDDERTTPYYYSVVLDAGQSRKIHAELTATDHCGYLRFTFPADTRGSVLVEATRPNIAGSVEVSIDRKEISGFNPHRMDAHLGPFALPNFKGYFVVQFRDSWTESGTYHGSDVRGDRISVSGSNVGAYATFRAREEKVVEVRVGTSFISIEQAHANLQKEIPNWDFEGIRAALKQIWNQKLGLISIDGATDDQRTVFYTSLYHALLYPRLFSEYGRYYSAFDDRVHNGVSYTAFSIWDTFRAEHSLLTLLAPERVPDMVKALLQDYQEGGWMPKWPNPSYTNIMIGTHADAVVAEAINKGFRGFDYNLAYQAAYKDAMTPPDDDTKHKWLDREEHTPYEARAGLSYAKTLGYVPADKTAEAASSTLEDAYDDYAVAQIAKALGKQSDYEFFMNRSHNYELLFNTKTGFMQARNSDGSWADPGVGWTEGDTWVYTWSPMHDVPGLMKLMGSPEVFNRKLDEHFAAGHNKHDNEPSHHYGYLYDFSGQPWKTQAKVREIAAQAYSNTPVGILGNEDCGQMSAWYIFTTMGFYPLNPVSGEYMIGSPLFQKVALSLPGGKTFVITAHGNSPQSLYIQSAKLNGKPLTIPMLHFEDIQHGGNLEFEMGQTPSKWASDWHPAPLPRFQNRPQ
- a CDS encoding damage-inducible protein DinB, with translation MTNDETNSLLDYHYWARDRMLAALDSLSPEQFAEPMESSFKSIRDTVVHIMGAEMVWYSRWRGSPQGMPRSDSFGDVAALRSAWRELESAVRVFFQELGAERLETRLEYRSLKGELHLSSFEQMLRHVVNHASYHRGQVTTMLRQVGAKPPESTDLINYYRTLEKTQGAATPGGVA